The sequence below is a genomic window from Anaerolineales bacterium.
CGTCACCGTGCAGGAAGACGTGCCGCTGGAGATCGCGGCCAAGATCATGATCGACAAGGAAATCGGCTGCCTGCCGGTGATGCGCGGTGACAAGCTCGCGGGGGTGATCACCGAGACCGACATCTTCAAGACCTTCGTGGAGATCCTCGGCGGCGGGGAAAAGATCCTGCGGGTCACCCTGCGCTCGCCGAACGTGCCCGGCGAGCTGGCGCGCCTGGCCGGCGTGATTGCCGGGATCGGCGGCAATTTGCACTCGATCGCCGCCTTCCACGGAGAGGATCCGCAGCACGTCTATTTCACCTTCCGCCTCGACGGAGTCGAGGAGAAAACGCTGGTCCCGGCGCTCAAAGCGGCGGGCGAGCAGGTGATGCACGTGTACATGGTGGATTGACCCTTCCTCACCCCTTTCCCCTGCGCCCCTTCCCTCTCTCCGACCGTAAGTCCGGAGAGGGGAAAGGGGTTGGGGGATGGGGGCGAGGCGGATAAGACCATGCCGGAAAAGCCCATCCGTTATTGGAACAAGCAAGCCGAAACCCTTCCGCGGCCGAAGCTGGAAGCCCTCCAGCTCCGGCGCCTCCGCCAGACCGTGGGGCGGGTTTACCGGACGGTTCCGTTCTATCGCGAGGCGCTGGATCGCCGGGGATTGACCCCGGCCAAGATCCGCTCCCTCGCCGACCTGCGGCGGATCCCCTTTACGACGAAAACCGACCTGCGCGAACACTATCCGCTGGAGTTGCTGGCGGTGCCGAGGGACGACGTGGTGCGCGTGCACTGCTCCTCGGGGACGACCGGCAAGCCGACCGTCACCGCCTACAGCGCCGAGGACTTGGACATGTGGGCCGAGGTGATGGCGCGGGTCTACACCATGGCCGGCTGCACCCGGCGCGACGTCATCCACAACGCGCTCGGCTACGGGCTGTTCACCGGCGGCCTGGGTTTTCACCTCGGCGCGGAGCGGATCGGCGCGATGGCCGTGCCCTGCTCGGGCGGAATGTCGAAGCGCCAGATCATGCTGATGGAGGATTTCGAAGCCACGGTGCTGGCGGCCACACCCTCCTACGCGCTCGTGCTGGCCGAGACGGCGCGCGAGATGGGCGTGGATTTCCGCGAGCGGATGAGGCTGCGGGTGGGGCTGTTGGGGGCCGAGCCCTGGACCGAGGAGATGCGCCGCGAACTGCAGGTGCGGATGAACATCGAAGCCTACGACAGCTACGGGCTGACCGAGATCGTCGGCCCGGGAGTCGCGCTGGAATGCCCCTACCACGACGGGCTGCACATCTGGGAGGACCATTTCCTGCCGGAGGTGGTGGACCCCGATAGCGGCGCCCCGCTGGAGGACGGCGCGGAAGGCGAATTGGTGATCACCACCATCACCCGCCGGGCGATGCCGCTCCTGCGCTACCGCACGCGGGACCGGGTGGCGCTGAGGCGCGAACGGTGCCGCTGCGGCCGGACGATGGCGCGAATGGGCAAAGTCCAGGGGCGGACCGACGACATGCTGATCGTCCGCGGCGTGAACGTCTTCCCGTCACAGATCGAAGAAGTGGTGCTGGCCGAATCCGGCGTGGAGCCGCACTACCAGATCCTCGTCGACCGGCCGAAGAACAAGCTCGACACGCTCGAGGTGTGGGTGGAAGCGGCGCCGGCGCTGTGGGGGCTGGGGCCGGAGGCGGTCCAGCGGGCGGAACAGCAGATCGCCGGAAAGATCCACGATTCGCTCGGCCTTTCCACGGCCGTCCGCGTGGCCGCGCCGAACGCCATCCGCCGCAGCGAGGGCAAGGCGCGGCGGGTCGTGGACAAGCGCGATTTGAACGCGTAGGGGCAGGCCGTTTCCGGCGGGTGCCGGTTCCGCCGGCAAACAGACGATAGACGACGGACGATAGACCATGGACAACGGACGATGGTCGAAAATGATCATTCGACCGCATCTCGTCCGCCAAAATCGAAACGCCCGACAAACCGATCGACCATGGCCCATCGTCTATGGTCCATGGTCGCCCCCTCCGAGGGCGGAGATTCTTCCGCAGGAAGGATGGAAAATGGTGACCATGGAAGACCCCTTCATGAAACTGCTCGGGCTGGAGGCCCGCTCCGACTCGCCGGGAACGGCGCGGGTGCGGGGCCGGGTGCTTCCGGAGCATCTGAACCTGCACGGCACCACGCACGGCGGATTCCTCTACACCCTGGCGGACACCGCCTTCGCGCTGGCGGCGAACTCGCACGGCGTGCCGGCCGTCGCCCTGGCGACGCACATGGACTACCTCCAGCCGGGCAAACCCGGCGAGGAGGTCGAAGCCGTCGCCGGCGAGGTGCACCTCGGCCGCTCGACCGGAGTGTACCGGATCGAGGTTCGCGGCGGGGACCGGCTGCTCGCGACCTTCACCGGGACGGTTTTCCGGAAGCAGACAACGGCGGAATCCGCGAATACCGCGAAGGAAAATTCAAAGGGCGCAAATTGAAGAAGCATTAGGCTTGCCAACGTGTTCCCTCCTACCAAAAGCACGCCCCCCATTCTTTCGGAACGGGGGTTGAGAACCGAGGGGACGGGGTCCGCGGAATAGAACAACGATCTGGAGGAAGTATCTATGGCACTGAAACTGGCGGAGAAGATGCTGATTCACGGCGACGAGGCGCTGGCAGTCGCGATGCTCGACGCGCGGGTCGCACTCGGAGCCGGGTATCCCGGGACGCCCTCGAGCGAGATCCTCGAAACGTTCTCCCAAATCGGCGGCCGCGGGGAATGGGCGCCGAACGAGAAGGTCGCGCTCGAGGTCGCCCTCGGGGCCGCCTTCGGCGGGGCGCGGGCGGTGGCGGCGATGAAGCACGTCGGGTTGAACGTCGCCGCGGACCCGTTCTTCACCGCGGCCTACACCGGCACGGCCGGCGCGCTGGTGGTCGTCTCGGCCGACGATCCGGGCATGGCTTCGAGCCAGAACGAACAGGACAACCGGCGCTACGCCGAGGCGGCCGGCGCGCCGATGCTCGAGCCCGCGGACGCCCAGGAAACCTACGATTTCTTCTTCACCGCGCTCGAGATCGCCGAGCGCTGGCGGATCCCGGTCCTCTTCCGGATGACGACGCGGGTGTGCCATTCCAAGAGCGTCGTCGTCCGACGCGGCGCTCCGCTTCCGCCGCCGGCCTATGGCTTCGAGCATGACCGCCGGGGCCGGGTGATGGTGCCGGGAAACGCCCGCCCGGCCCACCGCCGGCTGCGGGCGAAACTGGCCGAGATCGCCGAGTGGAATGAGGAAAGCGGCCCCAACCTCGAAATTTCCGGCTCGCGGGATCTCGGGATCATCACCTCGGGCGTCAGCTTTCTGCACGTCCGCGAAGCCGCGCCCGAGGCGAGCGTACTCAAGCTCGGGATGACCTACCCGTTCCCGTTCCGGAAGATCCGCGCGTTCGCCGCGGGATTAAAACAGATCGTCGTCATCGAGGAGGGCGACCCATTCCTAACGACCGCCATACGCGCCAACGGCTTGCCGGCCGAGGGCAAAGCCGAGATGTACCGATTCGGCGAACTCTCCGTCGAGCGCGTGCGCCGGATCTTGGCAGGCGACGCCTCGCCCGAGCCCGCCCCGCCGCCCGGCAAGCCGCCGCAGTTCTGCGTCGGCTGTCCGCACCGCCGCACGTTCGAGATCCTCGGGAAGATGGACCTGATCGTCGCAGGCGACATCGGCTGCTACACCCTCGGGGTGCTCCCGCCCTTCAACGCGATGGACAGCTGCGTGTGCATGGGCGCCTCGATCGGCGTGGGCCTCGGCCTGCGCCACGTCCTGCCGGAGGACCAGGCCCGGCGGGTGGTGAGCGTGATCGGAGACAGCACCTTCGCCCACAGCGGCCTGACCGGCTTGGCGGAGATGGCCTACAATCCGCCGAAGACCGGCCACGTGCTGCTGATCCTCGACAACGGCACGACCGCGATGACCGGCCTGCAGGACCACCCCGGAACCGGCTACACGCTTGGGGAGTGCGCCACGACGCGCATGGATTTCGAAGCGGTGGGCCGGGCGATGGGGATGCACAAGGTGCACACTGTCACCCAGAAGGATTCAGCCGAGGATTTCGAGCGGCTGCTGCGCGATTCGCTGGCGTCGAACGACCTGACGCTGATCGTCGTGCGCAACCCGTGCCTGTTGGCGGCGAAGAAGCTCCGCGCCCGCGGGCGGGCCGCGGCGGAACCGCCGGCGGCCGGATGAGCGAGGGAGAGGAGACACGGCCATGGAAAAAACCGTCAACGTGAAGATCGCCGGACTCGGCGGACAGGGCGTGATCCGCGCCTCCGACATTCTGGCGGAGACCGCATTCCGCGCCGGCCTAGCGGTGAAGAAGAGCGAATTGCACGGGATGAGCCAGCGCGGCGGATCGGTCTCGAGCGACGTGCGCTTCGGCCGGGAGGTGCTCAGCCCGATGATCCCGGCGGGCGAATCGGACTATCTGGTGGTCGTTTCGTCCGACCAGGTGGAGAACAACCTGCCGTCGCTCAAGCCCGGCGGCGTGCTGATCCGCCCGGAGATGATCGACGAGAACGCCCTGACAAACAAGAAGAGCTTGAA
It includes:
- a CDS encoding CBS domain-containing protein, which codes for MLVKDRMTPNPKTIAPDASHPEALRMLHKEKFRYLPVVEKSGKVVGMVTETDLLHAAPSSATSLSIYEMNYLLANLKIQEVMSSPAVTVQEDVPLEIAAKIMIDKEIGCLPVMRGDKLAGVITETDIFKTFVEILGGGEKILRVTLRSPNVPGELARLAGVIAGIGGNLHSIAAFHGEDPQHVYFTFRLDGVEEKTLVPALKAAGEQVMHVYMVD
- a CDS encoding phenylacetate--CoA ligase, coding for MPEKPIRYWNKQAETLPRPKLEALQLRRLRQTVGRVYRTVPFYREALDRRGLTPAKIRSLADLRRIPFTTKTDLREHYPLELLAVPRDDVVRVHCSSGTTGKPTVTAYSAEDLDMWAEVMARVYTMAGCTRRDVIHNALGYGLFTGGLGFHLGAERIGAMAVPCSGGMSKRQIMLMEDFEATVLAATPSYALVLAETAREMGVDFRERMRLRVGLLGAEPWTEEMRRELQVRMNIEAYDSYGLTEIVGPGVALECPYHDGLHIWEDHFLPEVVDPDSGAPLEDGAEGELVITTITRRAMPLLRYRTRDRVALRRERCRCGRTMARMGKVQGRTDDMLIVRGVNVFPSQIEEVVLAESGVEPHYQILVDRPKNKLDTLEVWVEAAPALWGLGPEAVQRAEQQIAGKIHDSLGLSTAVRVAAPNAIRRSEGKARRVVDKRDLNA
- the paaI gene encoding hydroxyphenylacetyl-CoA thioesterase PaaI; translated protein: MVTMEDPFMKLLGLEARSDSPGTARVRGRVLPEHLNLHGTTHGGFLYTLADTAFALAANSHGVPAVALATHMDYLQPGKPGEEVEAVAGEVHLGRSTGVYRIEVRGGDRLLATFTGTVFRKQTTAESANTAKENSKGAN
- a CDS encoding indolepyruvate ferredoxin oxidoreductase subunit alpha; translation: MALKLAEKMLIHGDEALAVAMLDARVALGAGYPGTPSSEILETFSQIGGRGEWAPNEKVALEVALGAAFGGARAVAAMKHVGLNVAADPFFTAAYTGTAGALVVVSADDPGMASSQNEQDNRRYAEAAGAPMLEPADAQETYDFFFTALEIAERWRIPVLFRMTTRVCHSKSVVVRRGAPLPPPAYGFEHDRRGRVMVPGNARPAHRRLRAKLAEIAEWNEESGPNLEISGSRDLGIITSGVSFLHVREAAPEASVLKLGMTYPFPFRKIRAFAAGLKQIVVIEEGDPFLTTAIRANGLPAEGKAEMYRFGELSVERVRRILAGDASPEPAPPPGKPPQFCVGCPHRRTFEILGKMDLIVAGDIGCYTLGVLPPFNAMDSCVCMGASIGVGLGLRHVLPEDQARRVVSVIGDSTFAHSGLTGLAEMAYNPPKTGHVLLILDNGTTAMTGLQDHPGTGYTLGECATTRMDFEAVGRAMGMHKVHTVTQKDSAEDFERLLRDSLASNDLTLIVVRNPCLLAAKKLRARGRAAAEPPAAG
- a CDS encoding 2-oxoacid:acceptor oxidoreductase family protein, which gives rise to MEKTVNVKIAGLGGQGVIRASDILAETAFRAGLAVKKSELHGMSQRGGSVSSDVRFGREVLSPMIPAGESDYLVVVSSDQVENNLPSLKPGGVLIRPEMIDENALTNKKSLNVALLGALSTRLELPEALWLETIREAFKPELFEANANAFRLGRSAKE